The following proteins come from a genomic window of Nitrospira sp.:
- a CDS encoding ATP-binding cassette domain-containing protein, producing MSDIAVRVDQLSKQYRIGARERGHQTLREHLMSGLKSIWAPNGRIPPSRNTGSVEDERAPAADTFWALQNVSFEVKRGEMVGIIGRNGAGKSTLLKMLSRITEPTRGRIEIDGRVSALLEVGTGFHGELTGRENIYLNGTILGMKRAEIARKFDEIVAFAEVEQFIDTPVKRYSSGMAMRLGFAVAAHLESEVLIIDEVLAVGDATFQKKCLGKMEGVAKEGRTIFFVSHNMPSVTRLCQRVILLGEGKLCRDGPSHEIVKAYLHSEFATMCVREWKEPLRAPGGEVVRLRAVRVRTEDGQCSENLDIRKPIGIEMEYEVLKPGYKMRSAFSLYNEDGVRLFDSVDLDPAWRRRVRPCGWYRSTAWIPGNYLAEGTMFVDLGLDTIEPEVSQFYQRQVVAFMVIDSCEGDSARGDFAGHLPGVVRPMLNWNTVLHSEGIHASR from the coding sequence ATGAGTGATATCGCGGTTCGTGTTGATCAGCTTTCGAAACAGTACCGAATCGGGGCTCGAGAGAGGGGGCATCAGACCTTGCGCGAGCATCTGATGTCTGGCCTGAAATCCATATGGGCACCGAACGGTCGTATCCCGCCGTCGAGGAACACCGGTTCCGTAGAAGACGAACGAGCCCCGGCAGCGGACACCTTCTGGGCGCTGCAGAATGTGTCATTTGAAGTGAAACGTGGGGAAATGGTGGGAATTATCGGCCGTAACGGCGCGGGGAAAAGTACGTTGCTCAAGATGCTGTCACGTATTACGGAACCGACTCGCGGTCGGATAGAAATTGATGGCCGCGTATCGGCACTTCTGGAGGTCGGAACCGGCTTTCACGGGGAGCTGACCGGCCGAGAGAATATCTACCTGAACGGGACCATCCTGGGAATGAAACGAGCCGAGATCGCACGCAAGTTCGATGAAATCGTGGCATTTGCCGAAGTGGAGCAGTTTATCGATACGCCGGTGAAACGGTATTCCAGCGGAATGGCCATGCGGTTGGGGTTTGCGGTCGCGGCCCATTTGGAATCGGAAGTGCTTATCATTGATGAGGTCTTGGCGGTGGGGGATGCCACCTTCCAAAAGAAGTGCTTGGGGAAAATGGAGGGGGTGGCCAAAGAAGGGCGCACCATCTTTTTCGTGAGTCATAACATGCCATCCGTCACGAGGCTGTGCCAGCGAGTTATCCTCTTGGGGGAGGGGAAACTATGCCGGGATGGGCCCTCTCACGAGATCGTCAAGGCCTATCTGCATTCGGAATTCGCGACTATGTGCGTGCGAGAATGGAAGGAACCACTGAGAGCGCCAGGGGGCGAAGTCGTCAGGCTGCGGGCTGTGCGAGTCCGTACCGAGGACGGCCAGTGTTCCGAAAACCTCGATATCCGAAAACCGATCGGAATTGAGATGGAGTATGAGGTACTCAAGCCCGGCTATAAGATGAGGTCAGCCTTTTCCTTGTACAACGAGGACGGCGTGCGTCTCTTTGACTCGGTTGATCTTGATCCCGCATGGCGGAGGCGTGTCCGTCCGTGTGGGTGGTATCGAAGCACGGCCTGGATCCCTGGCAATTATCTTGCTGAGGGGACGATGTTCGTTGATCTGGGTCTGGATACCATAGAGCCAGAGGTCTCGCAATTCTACCAGCGTCAGGTCGTCGCATTTATGGTGATCGACAGTTGCGAGGGGGACTCGGCACGCGGTGATTTTGCCGGACACCTTCCCGGCGTGGTAAGGCCGATGTTGAATTGGAATACCGTGTTACACTCCGAGGGCATTCACGCCAGCCGGTGA
- a CDS encoding ABC transporter permease, with protein MHMAQAEATINQPRRKVIIEKRTSLFDMGWSDLWEYRELGYVLVWRDITVRYKQTAIGVAWVMLQPLIALLIFTAIFGVMAKLPSDGVWYPAFAMTALLPWTYFAQAVARSGESIVTNARIVSKIYFPRLWLPIATVVSPLVDFALSMILLFGLLIYAGIPLTWKVITLPGFILLAMLMALGISLFTSALNAKYRDVGHALPFIMQIWMYATPIVYSVSLVPERWRWLYGLNPMVGVIEGFRWALLGRTAPDPVVMIESVVVLFCVIIGGLVYFRQMERQFADVL; from the coding sequence ATGCATATGGCTCAAGCAGAAGCGACCATAAATCAACCCAGACGGAAAGTCATCATCGAGAAGCGAACCAGTCTGTTTGATATGGGCTGGTCTGATCTCTGGGAATACCGCGAGTTAGGGTATGTTCTGGTCTGGCGGGATATCACGGTCCGCTATAAGCAAACGGCGATCGGCGTGGCATGGGTGATGTTGCAGCCGCTGATCGCGCTGCTGATCTTTACGGCGATCTTTGGAGTAATGGCCAAACTGCCTTCGGATGGGGTGTGGTATCCAGCATTTGCGATGACGGCTCTGCTCCCTTGGACCTATTTCGCCCAAGCTGTCGCGCGCTCGGGGGAAAGTATCGTCACCAATGCACGGATCGTCAGCAAGATTTATTTCCCACGGTTATGGCTTCCCATTGCCACGGTGGTATCGCCGCTTGTTGACTTTGCGCTATCAATGATCCTGCTATTCGGATTGCTCATCTATGCTGGAATCCCACTCACCTGGAAAGTGATCACTTTACCGGGATTCATCCTACTCGCAATGTTGATGGCTCTGGGGATCAGTCTATTTACATCGGCCCTCAATGCCAAATACAGAGATGTGGGGCACGCCCTCCCCTTTATCATGCAGATATGGATGTATGCGACGCCGATCGTGTATTCGGTCAGCCTCGTCCCTGAGCGGTGGAGGTGGCTCTATGGCCTGAATCCGATGGTGGGAGTCATTGAGGGATTTCGCTGGGCGTTGCTGGGACGTACGGCTCCAGATCCGGTCGTCATGATAGAGAGTGTCGTTGTGCTGTTCTGTGTCATCATCGGAGGGTTGGTGTATTTCAGGCAGATGGAGCGACAATTTGCGGATGTGCTTTGA
- a CDS encoding polysaccharide export protein, with product MPERIAVDNCARWTRVSRWYLPVMRVSAIGLLLCSVLVQASCRGPVTSREYKASDVPTEFLLGSEDQIEINVWKNPDLSRITLIRPDGYVSMPIIGDVQAAGLTAEALSAQITERLKGYIQNPSVSVNVKELNSYSVFVLGEVTKPGKYQLKSYVTVLQAISMAGGFTTYASKNKLQVVRVIESPGHKRQEVHIPLRYDDLVSGRGEPGNIVLTSGDTVVVP from the coding sequence ATGCCGGAAAGGATTGCTGTGGACAATTGCGCACGATGGACAAGGGTGTCTAGGTGGTATCTGCCTGTGATGAGAGTATCGGCGATTGGGCTCTTGTTGTGCTCTGTTCTTGTCCAAGCTAGTTGTCGGGGACCGGTGACGTCGAGGGAATACAAGGCATCCGACGTCCCCACGGAATTCCTTTTGGGTTCTGAAGACCAGATTGAGATCAATGTGTGGAAGAATCCGGATTTGTCTAGAATCACCTTGATACGGCCAGATGGATACGTGTCTATGCCGATCATCGGTGACGTGCAAGCAGCCGGCCTCACGGCAGAGGCACTGTCCGCGCAGATTACGGAGCGTCTCAAAGGCTATATCCAGAATCCTTCTGTGTCGGTAAACGTCAAGGAACTCAACAGCTATTCCGTGTTTGTGTTGGGTGAGGTCACTAAGCCTGGAAAGTATCAGCTCAAGTCGTATGTCACGGTGCTCCAAGCGATTTCCATGGCCGGAGGCTTTACAACCTATGCGAGTAAGAATAAGTTGCAAGTAGTGCGGGTCATTGAAAGCCCCGGTCACAAACGCCAGGAAGTCCATATTCCTCTGCGGTATGATGATCTTGTCAGTGGTCGTGGTGAACCAGGTAATATTGTGTTGACCTCCGGCGATACAGTTGTCGTACCGTGA
- a CDS encoding dTDP-glucose pyrophosphorylase, with amino-acid sequence MGRPSHDKNPSWDLVGLIPAAGRAHRIAPLPCSKELYPIGVWNLGGADGVRPKVVSHNLLEKMRIAGVRKAYFVLGKSKWDIPAYWGDGQLLDMDLAYIVIEGSSGPPDTIDRAYSFIKDKIIAFGFPDILFRPTDVFARLLARLDHSGSDVVLGLFPAHDPKAMDMVDIDEDFRVHEIYLKPRTTRLGYAWLCAVWTPVFTEFLHQFLRRVKQGEKVGVVGNRRIDAQGDIPVGAVLKAAVKAKMKVEGVTFPRGRYVDIGTPQGLSMVHRFAIPSRSADPA; translated from the coding sequence ATGGGAAGACCTTCGCATGACAAGAATCCGTCGTGGGACCTCGTAGGGCTAATTCCTGCAGCAGGTCGGGCACATCGAATCGCGCCGTTACCCTGCAGCAAGGAGTTATATCCCATCGGTGTTTGGAACTTGGGTGGGGCTGATGGAGTGCGGCCCAAAGTAGTGTCGCACAACCTGCTCGAGAAAATGAGAATTGCAGGGGTTCGGAAGGCGTACTTCGTCTTGGGTAAAAGCAAGTGGGATATTCCAGCCTACTGGGGTGATGGACAACTCCTTGATATGGATCTTGCGTACATTGTAATTGAAGGCTCTAGTGGGCCGCCGGATACTATTGATCGAGCGTACTCGTTCATAAAGGACAAGATCATCGCATTTGGCTTTCCCGACATCCTCTTTCGACCGACAGATGTGTTTGCTAGACTCCTGGCTCGGCTTGATCATTCAGGGAGTGATGTTGTCTTAGGCCTCTTCCCGGCCCATGACCCCAAGGCCATGGACATGGTCGATATTGACGAGGATTTTCGCGTTCACGAGATTTATCTGAAGCCGAGAACGACTCGGCTAGGATATGCTTGGTTGTGCGCCGTGTGGACGCCCGTGTTTACAGAGTTCTTACATCAGTTCTTGCGTCGTGTGAAACAAGGAGAAAAGGTTGGGGTGGTTGGAAATCGAAGGATCGATGCTCAAGGCGATATTCCGGTGGGAGCCGTATTGAAAGCAGCGGTGAAGGCCAAGATGAAAGTCGAAGGAGTTACATTTCCCAGAGGCCGATATGTTGATATCGGCACTCCCCAAGGCCTTTCCATGGTTCACAGGTTTGCCATCCCTTCTAGATCAGCGGATCCGGCATGA
- a CDS encoding DUF4910 domain-containing protein translates to MHSFMAELYPICRSITGEGVRETFRAIQKRIPLEMKEVPSGTKVFDWTVPLEWNVADAYVMNREGKRVIDFNAHNLHLMSYSSPVRRKMPLADLRPHLFTLPDHPEWIPYRTSYYKEDWGFCLRHADLEQLADDEYEVVIDSSLQAGSLTYGEAYLPGETSDEVLISCHVCHPALCNDNLSGLTLAVKLAETMVSRPRRYSYRFLFIPGTIGSITWLAQNEQTVSRIKHGLVLTGLGDAGNITYKKSRQGNAEIDRAMAHVLRHSGEPHTIIDFFPYGYDERQYCSPGFDLPVGCFMRTPHGQYPEYHSSADDLGFVKPDSLARSYARCLGVFDLLEGNRTYMNQNPKCEPQLGRRGLYRAIAGQQERNQSELALLWVLNLSDNVHTLFDIATKSGLRFDLIKTAADALHDAGLLREKTV, encoded by the coding sequence ATGCATAGCTTCATGGCGGAGCTGTATCCGATATGTCGGAGTATTACCGGTGAGGGAGTCAGGGAAACTTTTCGAGCAATCCAGAAGCGTATTCCACTTGAAATGAAGGAGGTTCCTAGCGGAACCAAGGTGTTTGATTGGACGGTTCCATTAGAGTGGAACGTAGCCGATGCCTATGTCATGAACCGGGAGGGGAAGCGAGTCATCGATTTTAATGCACACAATCTACATCTGATGAGCTACAGTTCGCCCGTCCGGAGGAAGATGCCATTAGCAGACCTCAGACCCCACTTATTCACCCTGCCTGACCATCCTGAATGGATTCCTTACCGAACCTCCTATTACAAGGAGGACTGGGGTTTCTGCCTACGACACGCAGATCTTGAACAACTGGCCGATGACGAATATGAGGTTGTCATCGACTCGAGCCTTCAAGCCGGTTCACTCACCTATGGCGAGGCCTATTTACCAGGTGAAACGTCGGATGAGGTTCTCATCTCATGTCATGTATGCCATCCGGCTCTATGCAACGATAATTTGTCGGGCCTTACGTTGGCCGTGAAGCTGGCGGAAACGATGGTTTCGCGCCCAAGACGATATTCATACCGGTTTCTCTTTATTCCAGGAACCATTGGGTCCATTACTTGGCTGGCTCAGAATGAACAGACGGTGTCTCGCATTAAACACGGGCTCGTCTTAACCGGGTTAGGCGATGCGGGGAATATCACCTACAAGAAGAGCCGTCAGGGTAATGCGGAGATCGATCGGGCGATGGCACATGTGCTGAGGCATTCAGGGGAGCCCCATACCATCATCGATTTTTTCCCCTATGGATATGATGAACGGCAGTATTGTTCTCCTGGGTTTGATCTGCCTGTCGGATGTTTCATGCGGACCCCACATGGCCAATATCCCGAGTATCACTCCTCTGCCGATGATCTGGGCTTTGTGAAGCCGGACTCCCTTGCACGGTCGTATGCCAGATGTCTAGGGGTGTTTGATCTCTTGGAAGGGAATCGAACGTATATGAATCAAAACCCGAAATGCGAACCGCAATTGGGTCGTCGTGGGCTCTATCGGGCGATCGCGGGTCAACAGGAAAGGAATCAGAGTGAGTTGGCGTTACTGTGGGTTTTGAATCTGTCAGACAATGTGCATACGTTGTTTGATATTGCCACGAAGTCTGGGCTGCGATTTGACTTGATTAAGACAGCTGCGGATGCATTGCATGATGCTGGTCTGTTGAGAGAGAAAACGGTATGA
- the rfbC gene encoding dTDP-4-dehydrorhamnose 3,5-epimerase yields MIFTETALKDVFLIDPEPVRDERGMFARTWCQREFEAHGISARWVQSSVSVNRQKGTMRGLHSKTNAEVRLVRCTAGAIYDVIVDLRPASPTYCQYVGITLSADNHRAVYVPEYCAHGFLTLEQDSQVLYYMSEFYAPANERGFRWDDPVFKIVWPEPILVMSEKDRTWPAFHKDNALPL; encoded by the coding sequence ATGATTTTCACAGAAACCGCCCTCAAAGATGTCTTCTTGATCGATCCTGAGCCGGTACGAGATGAGCGGGGAATGTTCGCGAGAACCTGGTGCCAACGGGAGTTTGAGGCGCACGGGATTTCGGCCAGGTGGGTGCAGTCAAGTGTTTCGGTGAACCGCCAGAAAGGCACTATGCGCGGGCTTCACTCTAAAACAAATGCGGAAGTGAGGTTGGTTCGTTGCACGGCTGGAGCCATCTACGATGTCATCGTCGACTTACGACCTGCATCACCGACGTACTGTCAGTATGTCGGAATAACGCTCTCGGCGGACAATCACCGGGCTGTCTATGTTCCGGAATATTGTGCGCATGGGTTTCTCACACTCGAACAAGACAGCCAAGTGTTGTACTACATGTCGGAGTTCTATGCGCCTGCTAATGAGCGAGGATTTCGCTGGGATGACCCTGTTTTCAAGATTGTCTGGCCTGAACCCATCCTGGTCATGTCGGAGAAAGATCGAACGTGGCCAGCATTTCACAAGGATAATGCATTGCCATTATGA
- a CDS encoding class I SAM-dependent methyltransferase, with protein sequence MGQSGCRSCGATLEHTFVDLGMSPLANSYIKSDQLDHMEPFYPLHVYVCEKCFLVQLKQFSTPHDIFSDYAYFSSFSDSWLAHAKAYVDMIVGRFGLDRSSKVVEIASNDGYLLQNFVSRGIPALGVEPASNIAEVAKKKGIQTKVAFFGENTARDVAADGWAADLIIGNNVLAHVPDLNDFVNGLKVLLKPTGLITMEFPHLLQLMQQNQFDTIYHEHFSYFSFLAVEQVFARHGMKLFDVEELSTHGGSLRIYACHHDDMSKPIEARAKELKSREETAGFGQLNHYLSFGPRVETTKRKLLSFLISAKQEGKHVVGYGAPAKGNTLLNYCGIRTDLIDYTVDRSPYKQGHFLPGVHIPIYGPERVRDTRPAYLLILPWNIREEVMQQMSFIREWGGKFVVPIPEVQVHS encoded by the coding sequence ATGGGGCAATCAGGGTGTCGGTCTTGCGGTGCGACGCTTGAGCATACGTTCGTTGATCTTGGTATGTCTCCACTGGCCAATTCCTACATTAAGTCAGACCAGTTGGATCATATGGAGCCCTTCTATCCGTTGCATGTCTATGTGTGCGAGAAATGTTTCTTGGTTCAGTTGAAGCAATTCTCAACGCCGCACGATATTTTTTCAGACTACGCGTATTTTTCGTCATTTTCAGATTCCTGGCTGGCACACGCAAAAGCCTATGTTGATATGATCGTGGGCCGATTCGGATTGGATCGCAGTTCCAAGGTTGTGGAGATTGCCAGTAACGACGGATATCTTTTGCAGAACTTCGTGTCACGCGGCATCCCTGCGTTGGGAGTCGAGCCTGCTTCCAATATCGCTGAAGTGGCGAAGAAGAAGGGGATTCAGACGAAAGTGGCCTTCTTCGGAGAGAATACGGCCCGGGATGTAGCTGCTGACGGATGGGCTGCCGATTTGATCATTGGGAACAATGTGCTGGCCCATGTCCCGGATCTGAATGATTTCGTGAACGGGCTTAAAGTGCTGCTGAAACCAACGGGCCTAATTACTATGGAATTCCCTCATTTGTTGCAGCTGATGCAACAGAATCAGTTTGATACGATCTATCACGAACATTTTTCCTATTTTTCGTTCTTGGCGGTCGAGCAGGTGTTTGCTCGTCATGGAATGAAACTATTTGATGTTGAGGAGCTATCGACTCATGGTGGATCTCTGCGAATCTATGCGTGCCACCATGACGATATGTCCAAACCTATAGAGGCGCGAGCAAAGGAGCTAAAGTCGCGAGAAGAAACTGCCGGATTCGGCCAGCTGAATCACTATCTGTCCTTTGGTCCGCGAGTGGAGACGACGAAGAGAAAGTTACTGTCCTTTCTCATCTCTGCGAAACAGGAAGGTAAGCATGTTGTCGGGTATGGGGCTCCTGCAAAGGGGAACACGTTGCTCAACTATTGTGGGATTCGGACGGACCTCATCGACTACACGGTGGACCGGAGTCCCTATAAGCAAGGGCACTTTCTCCCTGGCGTGCATATTCCGATTTATGGGCCGGAACGAGTGCGTGACACACGCCCCGCCTATCTCCTGATTTTGCCCTGGAATATTCGGGAAGAAGTCATGCAGCAGATGAGCTTCATCCGGGAGTGGGGAGGAAAGTTTGTCGTTCCAATCCCTGAAGTCCAAGTGCATTCATGA
- a CDS encoding SDR family oxidoreductase, whose translation MKILVTGNMGYVGPLVLRRLRESHPRATLIGYDAGYFAHCLTGASRLPESRADQQHFGDIRQVPEQILQGVDAIVHLCAISNDPMGATFEKVTLDINHRASIDLAGKAKRAGVKKFIFASSCSVYGFAEGGPRREEDALNPLTAYAKSKVQTEQDLESLASENFTATCLRFATACGMSDRLRLDLVLNDFVAGALASKRISILSDGTPWRPLIHVKDMARAIDWAVQRDSRDGGSFLTVNAGSDAWNYQVKDLAAAVANLVPNVEVSINKDAQPDKRSYRVNFDKFSKLAQGFLPMVDLQSAVKDLHDGLRAMQFGDQEFRTGGLIRLVTLKRLRESGQLTDNLVWKERSNA comes from the coding sequence ATGAAGATCCTAGTTACAGGCAACATGGGCTATGTCGGGCCATTGGTACTGCGTCGTTTGCGAGAATCCCACCCTCGAGCAACGCTTATCGGTTACGATGCGGGTTACTTTGCGCATTGTTTAACGGGTGCGTCTCGACTCCCTGAAAGTCGGGCTGATCAGCAACACTTTGGGGATATCCGACAGGTTCCTGAGCAGATTCTACAAGGGGTCGACGCTATCGTGCATCTCTGTGCCATCTCAAACGATCCTATGGGCGCCACGTTTGAAAAGGTTACTCTTGATATAAACCACCGAGCGAGTATCGATCTTGCCGGGAAAGCAAAGCGAGCAGGCGTGAAGAAGTTTATATTCGCATCGAGCTGCAGTGTGTATGGATTTGCCGAAGGTGGCCCTCGCCGGGAAGAGGATGCTCTGAATCCTCTTACGGCCTATGCTAAATCAAAAGTTCAGACGGAGCAGGACCTGGAATCGCTTGCGTCAGAAAATTTTACAGCGACCTGTCTTCGGTTTGCAACAGCGTGCGGCATGAGTGATCGGCTGCGCTTGGATCTTGTGTTGAATGATTTTGTGGCTGGTGCGCTTGCGTCAAAACGCATCAGTATCCTGAGTGATGGGACACCGTGGCGCCCCTTGATTCACGTCAAAGATATGGCGAGAGCAATCGATTGGGCTGTGCAGCGAGATTCTCGAGATGGCGGTTCCTTTCTGACCGTCAACGCGGGAAGCGACGCATGGAATTATCAAGTCAAGGATTTGGCGGCAGCTGTAGCCAATCTTGTGCCGAACGTCGAGGTTTCGATCAATAAAGATGCACAACCAGACAAACGCTCATATCGTGTAAATTTTGACAAGTTCTCGAAGCTGGCGCAAGGATTTCTTCCAATGGTTGACCTTCAGAGTGCGGTGAAGGATCTCCATGATGGCCTCAGGGCCATGCAGTTTGGTGACCAGGAGTTCCGGACGGGTGGGTTGATCCGACTCGTCACATTAAAGCGACTGCGGGAGAGTGGGCAATTGACAGACAACCTGGTGTGGAAAGAGCGAAGCAATGCGTGA
- the rfbF gene encoding glucose-1-phosphate cytidylyltransferase: MKAVILAGGWGTRLSEETTLRPKPMVEIGGKPILWHIMKIYAAHGIKEFVIGLGYKGEMIKDYFLNFYAFNKDISVDLESGKTTIHDGKQHEDWKVHLVDTGLHTQTGGRLKQLRKWIGENQTFLFTYGDGVSDVDIQATIKFHKAHGKLATVTSVLPPARFGRLVFDHDHIVDFREKPHGEEGWINGGFYVLESNAIDYIKDDETVWERDPIQQLTKDNQLMGFRHDRFWSCMDTLREKNYLDELWQSSKAPWKVW; the protein is encoded by the coding sequence ATGAAGGCAGTAATTCTAGCAGGAGGATGGGGAACTCGCTTATCCGAAGAGACCACCCTGCGTCCGAAACCTATGGTGGAGATCGGCGGGAAACCGATCCTGTGGCATATCATGAAGATTTATGCTGCTCACGGGATTAAGGAATTTGTGATCGGCCTTGGCTACAAGGGAGAGATGATCAAGGACTATTTTCTCAACTTCTATGCGTTCAATAAAGATATTTCAGTCGATCTTGAGAGCGGAAAGACGACGATTCATGACGGGAAGCAGCACGAAGACTGGAAAGTGCATCTCGTTGATACCGGTCTGCACACCCAGACGGGAGGTCGGCTTAAGCAGCTGAGAAAATGGATAGGCGAGAATCAAACGTTTCTGTTTACGTATGGAGATGGGGTCTCAGATGTCGATATTCAAGCCACCATTAAGTTCCACAAGGCTCACGGAAAGTTGGCCACAGTAACGTCTGTCCTGCCTCCTGCTAGATTCGGTCGGCTTGTGTTCGATCATGACCATATCGTCGACTTCAGGGAGAAACCTCATGGCGAGGAAGGCTGGATCAATGGGGGCTTCTACGTTCTCGAATCTAACGCCATTGATTATATTAAAGACGATGAGACCGTGTGGGAAAGGGATCCCATCCAGCAGCTTACCAAAGATAATCAATTGATGGGCTTTCGGCATGATCGGTTCTGGTCCTGTATGGATACGCTGCGAGAGAAGAATTACTTGGATGAACTTTGGCAATCGTCAAAAGCTCCATGGAAGGTGTGGTAA
- a CDS encoding IS30 family transposase, whose amino-acid sequence MPPVLFGLSARPLSGRYLSFAEREEIALLRVQGYSMQEVARRLGRAASTISRELRRNAATRSGSLEYRAMTAQWHAERATRLPKQAKLAQNGTLRAYVEERLAGVVVAPNGAPVPGPTVCWKGRRHGPRQERRWAHAWSTEQIARRLPVDFPEDETMRISHEANYQTLLVQARGALRRELAACLRTGRVFRMPRVGTHKRGKAFISSEIMIGQRPAEAADRTMPDDWEGDLILGLGSSAIGTLVERTTRTILTLPEQLRRSLMWDQGAEMAQHARLKIDAGVQVYFCDPHSPWQRGTNENTNELLRQYFPKGTDLSVHSAEESAAVAAALNARPRKTLNWKTPAEMFDHLLR is encoded by the coding sequence ATGCCACCCGTGCTGTTTGGGCTCTCAGCGAGGCCGCTCTCCGGCCGGTATCTCTCGTTTGCGGAGCGAGAGGAGATCGCGCTCCTGCGCGTGCAAGGTTACTCCATGCAGGAGGTCGCTCGTCGACTTGGGCGGGCAGCATCGACGATCTCCCGGGAGTTGCGGCGCAACGCTGCCACCCGAAGCGGCAGTTTGGAATATCGTGCAATGACAGCGCAATGGCATGCCGAGCGAGCCACTCGCCTTCCCAAGCAGGCAAAGCTGGCGCAAAACGGGACATTGCGGGCGTATGTGGAAGAACGACTGGCTGGCGTCGTCGTCGCTCCGAACGGTGCTCCCGTTCCCGGTCCGACCGTGTGCTGGAAAGGCCGTCGACATGGCCCCCGGCAGGAGAGGCGGTGGGCACACGCATGGAGCACGGAGCAGATCGCCCGTCGTCTGCCGGTCGATTTTCCGGAAGATGAGACCATGCGCATCAGCCATGAAGCCAACTATCAAACACTGTTAGTTCAAGCTCGAGGTGCGCTACGCCGCGAGTTGGCGGCCTGTTTGCGCACCGGGCGGGTATTCCGGATGCCGAGGGTAGGCACGCACAAGCGAGGTAAGGCTTTCATCTCATCCGAGATCATGATCGGTCAACGTCCGGCGGAGGCCGCTGATCGCACTATGCCGGACGACTGGGAAGGGGACCTCATTTTGGGTCTTGGCAGCTCCGCGATCGGCACCTTGGTGGAGCGCACCACGCGCACGATCCTCACCTTACCTGAGCAGCTCCGCCGGTCATTGATGTGGGATCAAGGGGCTGAGATGGCTCAGCACGCACGCCTCAAAATCGACGCCGGCGTGCAGGTCTATTTCTGCGACCCTCACAGCCCGTGGCAACGCGGCACCAATGAAAACACCAACGAGTTGCTGCGCCAGTACTTCCCGAAAGGCACGGATCTGAGCGTGCACAGCGCTGAGGAGAGTGCTGCCGTGGCGGCCGCCCTGAATGCCAGGCCTCGTAAAACGCTGAATTGGAAAACGCCTGCAGAAATGTTTGACCACTTGCTCCGATAG
- a CDS encoding PilZ domain-containing protein, which yields MDVKPMEWEWPIRDSYENHSERAALLRPILYEMTALEAGNAHLVKGGKALSLNISSGGMLVLMDQAPDIKQVLKVYVPTPITIADTPTLAEVRWTRKLPIGDSSSHVTHFVGLKFMF from the coding sequence ATGGATGTGAAGCCAATGGAATGGGAGTGGCCGATAAGGGATAGCTATGAAAATCATAGTGAGCGCGCGGCACTGCTGAGGCCAATTCTTTATGAGATGACAGCGCTAGAGGCAGGGAATGCTCATCTTGTTAAGGGGGGGAAAGCGCTATCGCTGAATATTAGTAGCGGAGGTATGTTGGTTCTTATGGACCAAGCCCCGGATATTAAGCAGGTATTGAAAGTCTATGTGCCAACACCCATAACGATTGCTGACACACCAACGCTTGCTGAAGTACGCTGGACAAGAAAGCTTCCAATTGGAGATTCAAGCAGCCATGTCACCCATTTCGTAGGACTTAAGTTCATGTTCTAA